tttcccATGAGGCCTTTCTGAGACGTACGCAGTCGTCCATCGGGATCGCAATCCAATCGAGTGACTATAAGCGGCTTTAAATAGCAGTGCAATTATCGTATTCAACGGTAGTGCGCTGTGTACAATCACTGAAATCAGTTCGTGTTGGTCAACGACTGACTGAAGATCAACGTCAGAAGTAAGGAAAGGTATGTTTGTCATTACGATTCAAGTTTAATAATTTACCATGGAGGAATATTATTTAACAAATTCAAATTGTGAGATATTTTGATAATGCGTTGACGTCTTATAGTTTAACGCTAAAGATGTAGCAGCAAAGTCATGGCAaacatatcaattatttttcttttaattaGTCTTTACATCATAATCAATGTCAACGAAGTTTCCGTATCGATAGTAAATTACAACTTTTTAAGTTTGAGATTATCAATGATAAGAGAATAGATAGTCATCCGGAAAAATTGGAACATGAACTTAAATCAGTTTTCCGATGAAGACGTATAATAATTATACTACATAATTCCAAAATAACATGCGGGTTCCATTCAGCTATGTATAATCAATATGCTGCAACTCTGTCATGTTCTGAAAATAATGTTGTatattttcgtgaaaaaaattctgttcatTTTTATCTCAGGATATCAATACaacacttgacctttgacatgtcaCTGATATTGCCACAAACGGCTGACAGCAGCAACAAACCCTGCTTCGCTTTTACACGTGAAATGGAGACCGGGGACGCTTCATTCCATTGTTTCGGGAACACAGATTAGCTTTTGCCGGCGCGTTTAAGATTCCAAACGAGTCACCCTCTTTCCCTTGTATCTTTTAATTATCcatgatattaaaatatgaatatttgcgGTTACAGTCCCTCACACTGCTGAGGAACTAAGACTCTCGATATTGCCCAAAGTTCAAAAAGTCGTATACAGTCTGTGAGTTTTTTCTTTCATAACCACGAGTCAGAACGCAGCAAGTCTTTGTCCTAGATCCCTTTGAGCATCCTTATATAAACTGACATTCTTTATAATATCCTTTGAGTATACCATCACCGGTCAAACATCGAATGACATGAATCGAGTTAATTGGCATTTTCCGGGAAAACACTGACGATTTGACTCTAAGATATCTCAGAGGGACTCACGAAAAAACCTTAATTAATAGCAGACGTCTGTCTCTGTCACATAGTTCTCTGTGCCTGTCTCTTGTACTTCGTTTTAAATGTTTTAACTAGAAGTATGTCTCGAAGAAGCGTTCTATAAGATCTCTTGGTCGTCAGTCCATAAGTTTGTGCCTTCTCATTTCATTCACCAAGTCAGAGAGATTGCTGAAAGAACTATGGCTGTGAACCTTTGCGTTCGTATCATCCTATTGTTGACGGTTGTAGCGTTTCGACAGGACAGTAAAGGTGAGCTAAGTGTCTTTATGCTAACATCCTAACAGATTTGACATCAAAGCCGCGAGCATTTAGCTGTATTTTTAGCATTTCATTATTGATAAGATGGTTTGATATCGAAAGCAACTTAAATATACATAATTATGCTTACCAAAGTGTGACTACAGAACGTTTCCAACATAGGCAACGAACGTACACAGCGTAGATTTTAACAAGTAGATGGCGTTTGACTCGGTATTCATACATGGCCGCTGCGAGCGAGTACACAAAGACCGTGAACAATTTATCGCCAAGGATTGAATTGGATTGGACGATTGGAACTaagttgggataattggatagtgaagcaatgacggtttaatctgcaaatgtaggtTCATCTGCTGTTCTTTTTaaatgcacttgtttttatgagtaatttgtaatattgcaacattcagctatagagcacctaagatttgagaaattcgaaaaatatgaggatccaattctcccaaattagttccaatcgcgtttgATATTCCCAAAGATATCGGGCCTCAAAATGAGAGTAAAAAGTATCTTTGAAGAATGGATGGTATTTGCTTGGAaagcaaaatgcaaaaagatacagaTGACAGGATGTTTGAAGAAACTGAATGAGTCATCAACAAACGAGATACTCATGGTCTATGTTTGTCTTTTGTCGAGCTAAAATACAAACCTGATAGAACAATTTCATCACCGATGTACCAAGACGAATAAGATATCACATTAATGATACCGCATGACGTCAAAGTTGATCTTTTAATGTATTCTGTGATATATAACATCGAAATTCATTGACACATGCACGTAAAATGTGTATTTTGTAGCTCTCTATACAAAAGCTATGATTTATAACAGCAACTCCAGTCCTTGATATTCTTGCTATCTGTTTCAAGTCGTTCTAATTTGGATATAACCGTATTCTCTGTAGTACATGGCCAGTCCACTGCAGCGTTTGAAGACTGTACGCAAGATCAGTTCCACTGCGGACAAGGGCAGTGCATACCCGTAGAATACATGTGCGACAGCGTAAGCCAATGTTCCAATGGCGCTGATGAAGGCGAAAGCTGTGGTAGGCACCATTAAACGTTCTTTTCCCCTAAATATTTAGTGTTAAGGATACAGATAGAAGAAATTTATCGTGAGATTGTAATTTCATAAAGTCCTATTTCTGCGAAGTTGAATGAACCTCTTACTTGTTTTAAAGTTGGCCGTCTGCCTTATATCTGACCGTCTGCCTTGGAGAAGACCGATATAAATAGGGCATTTATTAAGGCATTTATTTTCTGCCTCGTTCCTCTGAAAAATAGATTATTTTGGTCGGGCAAATAGTCTTTTCGAATTTACctatatatctttttttttctattttctgctTCTTATTACTCAAACACAAAGTTAATGCTTTGTGTTGCCTTGTGTAAATCCATGCATTAGATTGACAGACATGTTGACTAACTTGTTTGCTTTCAGCCAAAGACCTTGGTGGATGGAGTCGCCTCCTTTCCGATAAGCATTTCACTATTATGAATCCACTGCAGCACTTTCGAAAcctgtttgagaaaattgacacaTGCGGTGAGTACCACTTCCGGAATGATTCGATTAACATTTTGAGGATTTTACAGGTGAATGGACTTCGCTATACTCTTTTAAAGAGTTGTTCGAAAAGAATAAAGTACATTGCATACCAAAATATCCACCATCACATGAATATCCCGATAAGGAATTATTATAGCGGTATATGTTCAGTTTATTATCAATCGATATAGCTCAAATAGTTAGTATTACATATATGGAGGTTGATGCTAAAGGAAAACAAGATATTTTCGGATACGACAAAATCAAAGGCGAAGTATCAATTTCTCTGGATCTATAGACAGTTAATATGCCTACTCTGAAccattaaatgataacaattTCCGTTCATTGATAACTCAATAACCATGAATAAGGAGAATAAGGACTTATCTAATAATTTGACTTCGTCATGAGGATTCGTCTTATAACATATAAGTAAATGGAATTGCACGTAAATTTCTATTTTAAGAGCAACCTTTATCCCAGCATGCAGttacttaattttcttttcgaGACGGTATTCTCATGAAGTGTAATTGATACTTTTCCAGCCTTAGAGCATGTACCGGATGGTTGTATTTGCAAAAGGGCCACAAGACTTCAATGTGCCAGACAGGGATGGACCAGTGTGCCGAAAGACATTCCAAGAGAAACAACAGCTCTGTGAGTAAACCAAGCGCTTACCTTGGGTTTCCTTCAGATGTCTGATATGCTGGCCCGGCCGTGATGAGAATTGAACGAACTGAATGAATGCTGCAGTTCTCCGAAAACATGAATTTGATATTAGCGCTCTCGAGGAATTAATACCTTGTATTTCTTGAACGATACGTTGAAAACGCTCGATGAAAATACGAAGCCTTGCTGTGATCATTTAGGGTTATGCTTCACGCAGATCGTAGCATGAAATCGTCGTAGAAAATTCAGACAAATGCACAAAGACACATGAATGGTATATGGATAAAAAAAGTTAGTAAACGAGTGGGGTAATGCCAAAGACAAGCTAACATTTTGTTTGTACAACATGTAGACCACGAAAGAAAGCTTTTTTAAGTTAAATAACAATTTAGTATTGAAGAATAGGCGAGAGTTTCTAGTTCTGCGatatttaaaattgtaaaattggaCATAAGTTGAATTGTTTAGTGTGTAACTTCTACGCTAAATGATACTTTTTCTACCAATCAGGTATTTACAAGACAATGAAATTACAGACTTGAATCCGGAATCGTTCCTTGAACTTCATCAACTGACATTAATGTGAGTACTCTTTCCAAATCTCACAGATTTCAAACTATACCCAAGGCAAATTCGCTCACGTTGGGGAGCGCATTGTTACTAGATCTACAGTTTATAGAAGGCTTAGTGTATTTCTCGTCAGACAATGGTCAGCCATAGTGAATATAAGGCTTTCATTTAAGCCCAGCATGGACGTAATTTTATGGCTCGCTTTTACCAAAATTGTCGTAGGTCTTAAAAATATTGATGTACTCCTGTACACAACTGAAGCTTTGTGTTCTTGCGTAGCTTCTCCCTCCCTTTACCTTCCGAACATTTgaattggtaacatttttctTTGCAGGTCACTTAAAGGGAACAAACTTAAAGAAATTCCATACGGAGTGTTCGATCAACTCGGAAAGCTTACTAAATTGTAAGTATCGAGCAAGACCAATCATTATCCCTATCTTGTAAGTTCATTTTAACAGGTATTAGAAGTATTTTGCTGCCCCTAAAGAAACAAGTTGtaacataaaaatatcaaattaaaagtAGTCTATTTTTCAAACATATCAAATTAAAAGTAATCTATTTCGAATTGTGACAGTATTTCCTTCAAGGCTAACTTCTTTGCAGTAAGAATACCTGCAAACGCCTTCATTCTAATTTATTATCGGGCTTTTTAGAGGACTGCTTAAagcattaatttcaaaattctaaCTCCATTGTGATcattaagatagaatgcgcctcgaggacagatgtTTAGACTCTAATTTTTTccaattctattctgatctgccacttgtgggagttcatttCGAAGCCCTTGAAGTCACCGTCTTAGcgttttgaaaatagaaaattttatttacagggATTTCACAGGGATGacgcccattttgaatttcaaatatcggtaaaacttGGATGATTAGTTTCTCCGGTATCAAAGTTTGCTCGATGACCCCGATATCTATTCTTGgtcttgaaagagaatggttgaaagtttccatgaggaaagttttagcaaaagtttaagtcttccactttcgaAGCGCACTGGTACTTTCTTAAAAGGTTAAcctaatttataattttactGAGAATAAAATAAGGCTCTTTAAGGTACTTTGCCTTcttgtatatatattattatgcaTCAGACCCCATAGCACAAATAGTCGGACCAAGCAATGTCATTTGGCTCGAATTCTGCAGGGGTCAAAGTTAAACTGTTGGAGAGATAATTATGACCAGTTATCAGTGTTATTTTACACAGGCTTTGGTTTCGGAGCTTTTCAATTTGACGTAACATTATCTTCAGATCATGATTCATTGTATGGCTAAATTacttttgcagtattttcgttTCGTTGTTAAACTGCCGTTTATATAGTTTCTACATTTCATCTGGCATGAGTATTTTCCCTAACTAacgagctgaaaatcactttcGACCTTTAATCTCTCATCGGCAAGAGGATGCAACTTGGCGGCCTATTATAAAAGTAAACACTTTTGGGAGTAAATCGATATCTCAAAGCCCCTTCTGGTTTCATTGAAATATAGAAGAAGATTATACATAACCAAAAATACAATACACTATTGAATCGGCGTCCTCAGGTGCTGGAAATATGAACTTAATTACAGCCAATACTCAAAGGGATCGCGACTAGATATGTTAGGGTTCTCTTATTCACGTATGTACAATGGCACTGCAATCACTTGAGAGAATTTAGCTTATAGttgcttttgataaatttagGATGATGTTCAAGAAAACTGTCCAACTTGTCTTTTCAAATAAGATTAAACAGAGCTTTGTTTGTATGACCACTCACTGCCTATATACGTTCCTCGAGCCTTAGAAATATCATTGGCGAAGATTTTGAGATTCAGTTTAGTCGTCGTTCTTCATTAACTGTTATTCCTTTCTGCTAAGGGGTCGCCCACCCCTGTCTACATTTCCGTCCTCTTAGACAATGCATGGAATATAGTGGTTGCCTCGGTCCTGTGCCAGACCTTTCGATGATTGTCGACGGAACGTTTTAAAATCATATACCTCGAGATCAACATTCAATAGGAAGGATAATATATGCAACATTAAGGGTTGTACAATGCGCTGAGCCGGTTTGACAATTGGAGAAAAGAGAGAGAACTTTGGACTGAAATATTACCAATCTGTATTCAATTCTCCATGGACGTGAAACATCGGTCACTTCGGGTTGCTTATGTCACCACAGATCATTCATCTTACGGATTCTGAATTATAGCTGCTGTATTGAGCAAATATCGCAAGCGAAAAAAGAAAACCTGAAGGTAGATTGATCGAATAAAGCAATCAAGCTATTATTTAGTCACAGAGGCGGACAACTGTCAATTGCTTGTTATTCTCAGGTATCTCAATGAAAACGAACTTGCAGTTGTGCACCCAGGAGCTTTTAAAGGACTGAGAAGCCTCACGTGGATGTAAGTGTTAGTATTCGATCTTCTATAGGCCATTGCACTATTGCGGTGCAAACTGATCCAGGGATTTCTGGACGTTATTCCCTTTTTGTGCAATGACATAACTAGCAACAAGTCATGcatgaataagtgactttcttGGACATGTAATAAGTGGACATTCTCTACACCGCGCAAGAGTTTCTTTACTTCGTTCTCGTAATTAAATCATCAGGATGAATTCATAATTGTTATTAGTGTATTTGATGTAACCACCCTAGTGTATCAAGCAAAACAACTATATTAAATTTGAATATGATGAATGACTATTTAAGAATAATTGCGCGAAGTAGAAAATCTTATCTCTGCAGactattttgtaataattacgTTTACAACTTCGATGCAAATCCAGattatttgacatttaaaaGTAAGGAAGATGGGAGACTGTCGGTTCAACCTATAATCCAAAGTATTTCAGTCGAGCTCCATATATTTAGCGATAACAGAAAGCCTATAACATAAGGTTTCAACGAGAAAAAATAAGATCATAATGGTATGGCGATTATTTATTCCTACACAACAATTAATGTTTTGACTGTTTGAAAGTTTAAGAGTCTACTAATTCCCAGACTGCAATTGCGTCACAGGATTCTCAGCAATAACAGGTTTTCAGCGTTTTCCGTCGGTATGTTCATCGGTTTGGACAAGCTGTATTATCTGTAAGTGCCATTACATATCTGTTCCTGAATGACGCTGCAAAATGCTCTTTTTAAGCGTCTTCCTCGCAGTCCGACAGTCTTTTGACACCTGCATGCTTGCCTTGGCAATTTCTtgaagaaatatgcaatataCAACATTTCTCGAACAGAGATTTAGATTGAAAGATAACAATTGGCTCACAGTATTGATGTCGAGTTGCCAAGGACAATTTGCGGCCctgaaaaataatatatttcattGTGAATGAATTGTATCTTGTTAAAACGTAATAGAGGCTATACGAGGCAACAATTAAAgtgcttttgttttttgttgtggtTGTTTTGGTCATCGCTCTGTGATTCGCGAATGAGTAAAAGCTTATCCACTatgatgacaaaaataatatgGTGAGGAAATATAAGAAGAACAAATGAACACGTTAGCCTGTCAGAGAATGGTAAATAATTCAGCTTGCTTATTAAGTCATGCCTCCATTGATTTAAGCTTACCGTCATTTTCATCGGCAGAGATATAACGGGGAATGATATCAGAAGACTTGATGCGAAAGTTTTCGAGGAGTTGCCAGCGCTAGAATGGCTGTAGGTAtacaaaagagaaaaaacataTCACAACCTTTTGCAATAATGTAATGTCACGGACAGAAcgcaaacacaaacacaaacactaaCCTTCCTACAGTTTAGTATAGAGTTGAAATATGCGACGAATCTGCATAAAGTGTTAAGGTGCAAAATGAATAGGTGATTCAGACATGGCAATGTCATTCCATGGTACTATAACAGGTTGTATTAAATTAGTGAGGGAACTGTGCTACGAAAATGTTGCTTTCCTTTTTCTCCTTAGCTTCAATCCTTTGCTTCACGACGggttttcatcatgatttcATTGTGGCTTATTACgaaattcattttatttatttattttttttttgcgagtggttttatttcaagttttaccTTCCGGAGATGGTCTCATAGTATTATGTCCTATACAACGCGGCATTACTCTGATAGGTCCTGTACAAATCCGTGTATTGGATGATGTAGGCCGACAGAGCAATTAAATTTATTTTCGCCAAACAAACGTATCTCTTCCGGCATATGAACATGCCAAAAAGTGTTGATAAATTAGATGCATTTTAGGCCAAGTAAGATTACTGGATTGCAGCATTGAAATAGGTAATGGAGAAGACGCTAAAGATAAATAACTTAATTGAATGTCTGACTTCTGCAAAAGGGGGCAAATGTTTCTTTCTAAGTTAAAAGCATAGTTGGTTTTACATTTAACACTAATTTTTCACTTGCAATAACGATACTCAATCTGGTACTTTTTAAGCAACATGGATGGCAACCATCTCCAAAAACTCGAACCGAACGACTTTCCCGTAAAGAATATGATTGAAGTGCTGTAAgttgaaatgttttcatgtaATTGCTCCTGTATCAAACTTTTCAGGCAATAAATTGAAAAGGGCAATTATTTAAGCACTTGGCGTTAAGTGTCCTGGAAAATGTGTATTCAAATACACAGCACTTGACAAAAAAACTTGGACGTCAATGTTTTCGATATCCTTGAAATATGCAATGCATTCGTATATGCTTGATCTATGTATGGCACTCACGTCTTAAATGCGAGAATATATAACGATTTAACATGCCCTATTTGGGAAAAATACATTCAGTGATACATCCAGCGGATCTTGTAACCATTCATCTATCAACCTCTACACTGTAGATCCATCTGTTATGTATTGATTCATTCGTTCCTTTGTTTATTCTTCCACCTAGTGCCACCCACTCATTCATCCACCCTTCCTTTCATCAAACCAACCACATATCCTTGAACTCTAATAGCTTTCAGACAAGTTCTAAATGTAAATTCTCCTTGCATATAACTAGGGCTCTGAATGACAACAGTATCAGCTTTGTTGCTGAAGACGCTTTTAGAAACACTCGAGGCTTGATTGACCTGTGAGTATCGTTTTAATTTTGACTTGTATAAGGAATGAATTGTAGCTGTTGTCCcgttttcttattttttaagCCTAACAACAGGAATTCTCACATTTGAATAACGGCATAGAAATTAATGTGTACCAATCTAGTCGAGTACTATAACATGGCAAGTAGAAGATGAAACTGTACATTTTAAAGCTAGTGTTACCGTACTGTATATTTCAGTCTTACTACAAATGAAAATTACTCTTCGtttgcgaaaacaaaaacacactCCATTTTATTGAATCACAGGGGTCTGTCCGGCAACAATATTTCTTCACTCGCATCGGGCACTTTTGGGAACCTCACTCATTTGACCGACCTGTAAGTACCATCATTTTTGTTAAGCTACACATGAACTAGAGAACATATTTCAAACTTCGTCACTTGAACTTTCAGTGTAATGTTGAGACACGTTGCGTTAATTTTACACGGAAACTGCAAAATGATACTTTGACCAGAAAGGTGTAGTCATTCATAGAAATCAGTAGTCAGCCTGCAATACTGGTCTGAAGGCAAGAGATGTCATCTCAGTAGAAAAACAAGGAATCTAAAATGCCCTTTCCTCAACAGGGATCTGTCAGATAACCCGCTGACCAGTCTGCCCGtagatattttcagaaacttgACGGCACTCCGAAAATTGTAAGTATCCAAGTCAGTATTCAATGACCTCTGGCAACCAAATTCATTTCATTGAAGATACAAAAGAGTGTGTTCGAATAGATTGTAATATTTCATCACATGCTTATTGTATGTGTTACTTTCATTGGCCAACAGAGATTTGCACAATGTTGTGATCAGTAACATCGAAGAAGAAATGTTTGAATCCCTGGAAAACCTACAACACCTGTGAGTAAATACTTGTGTAACTTGTTGCGTTTATATCTTTCTTAAAATGTAAAGGTCACACTCTGAAGTGTGCCTGTTTTCGCATGCTTACAAACATCCGTGTATTTGGTGGTATACACTTTTATCGATGATTGTTACTGGGCCTACAGAATTTTGCTAATAAtttattcatcttaaaatttCATCAGTAAATCGATAAAGTGTGGCGCAAGAAGAGTTAGAAAATATgctaatattttatcaaaactctTCTGTGTTCCATTCTTCAGATACGTGTCGTCTCCAGAATACTGTTGCTATTCTTTGAATGCTCAGTTTTGTATGACTGATGATGCCATCATGCCGGTCCAGTGTGACTACCAGGTTGCTGTTCACGTTGATGTACCGAGCCAAGAACCAACGAATGATCATTAGTTCTTTGATCAGAAACATTTCGTTGTCCCAACCATATACGTGTGTCAACTTTTCAACAAATTCCTATAGCGATTTCACTATTGAATATGCGTTACGCTCATGGTTTAGTAAAATGTAGGCctatttagtttttttttctttcaaagtggAAAGGAGGGGCAAAAAAGGTACGATACGTTAACGGTTGATTATTTGTGATCATAGagaaatatataaattaatgTTTAATTATGTCGCTACACTGATGTAATGATGTTATGAAGCGTTAGTCATGTTCTTTATCTTTACCGCTATTAAACTAGTATTATAAAATCCCACCAGTACTATTATGACCTTATTATTTACTTCGCATCTTTCGCACTCGGGTGCCCTTTTCGGCCTTCAGGATCACAACAATTGTCGAAGTACTGTTTTACACGTAAGGTTTGCCTCAAAAGTCCAAAATT
This DNA window, taken from Ptychodera flava strain L36383 chromosome 4, AS_Pfla_20210202, whole genome shotgun sequence, encodes the following:
- the LOC139130475 gene encoding relaxin receptor 2-like; translated protein: MAVNLCVRIILLLTVVAFRQDSKVHGQSTAAFEDCTQDQFHCGQGQCIPVEYMCDSVSQCSNGADEGESCAKDLGGWSRLLSDKHFTIMNPLQHFRNLFEKIDTCALEHVPDGCICKRATRLQCARQGWTSVPKDIPRETTALYLQDNEITDLNPESFLELHQLTLMSLKGNKLKEIPYGVFDQLGKLTKLYLNENELAVVHPGAFKGLRSLTWMILSNNRFSAFSVGMFIGLDKLYYLDITGNDIRRLDAKVFEELPALEWLNMDGNHLQKLEPNDFPVKNMIEVLALNDNSISFVAEDAFRNTRGLIDLGLSGNNISSLASGTFGNLTHLTDLDLSDNPLTSLPVDIFRNLTALRKLDLHNVVISNIEEEMFESLENLQHLYVSSPEYCCYSLNAQFCMTDDAIMPVQCDYQVAVHVDVPSQEPTNDH